The Echinicola rosea genome has a segment encoding these proteins:
- a CDS encoding glycoside hydrolase family 43 protein gives MMKFQFRILIISVLIIGTVVLQVKAQNPVIQTSYTADPAPMVYNGKLYLYTSHDEDESTWFTMNDWRLYTTEDMVNWTDHGTVLSYRDFSWGKMNAWAPQCIERDGKFYMYVPITDRDHKNGIGVAVADSPYGPFIDPLGKPLISNSMADIDPTVFVDDDGQAYLMWGNPVCYYVKLNEDMISLDGEIGQFPNTMEAFGERQGKEDPRRPTTYEEGPWLYKRNNLYYLLFAAGPLPEHIGYSTSNRPTGPWEYQGVLMPTEGKSFTNHPGMVDFKGKTYLFYHNGALPGGSGFTRSVCVDEVKFNDDGTIVPMKMSAGITRSLGTINPYIKNEAETIAWSEGVKANKNEVVGNFIIATKNKAYTQVKGVDFRNSGPADFTARVGTVHNGNVSMEIRLDRLDGELLGTVNVPLTGGDDRWSLVSAEVKQIEGVHDLYFVFKGNAPSNILYFDYWRFSD, from the coding sequence ATGATGAAATTTCAGTTTAGAATACTCATAATATCCGTGCTTATTATAGGTACGGTTGTTCTACAAGTAAAAGCCCAAAATCCCGTCATCCAAACCTCCTATACCGCGGATCCTGCGCCTATGGTCTATAACGGCAAACTGTATTTGTACACCTCTCATGATGAGGATGAATCTACTTGGTTTACCATGAATGACTGGAGACTGTACACGACCGAAGATATGGTCAACTGGACAGATCATGGGACTGTTTTGTCCTATAGGGATTTTAGTTGGGGCAAGATGAATGCTTGGGCGCCTCAGTGTATAGAACGGGACGGGAAATTCTACATGTATGTACCGATTACCGATAGGGACCATAAAAACGGTATTGGGGTAGCGGTAGCAGACAGCCCTTATGGCCCTTTCATTGATCCACTGGGCAAACCGTTGATCAGTAACAGCATGGCGGACATAGACCCGACTGTTTTTGTGGATGATGACGGGCAGGCTTACCTGATGTGGGGAAACCCGGTTTGCTATTATGTAAAATTGAATGAGGACATGATTTCCCTTGACGGGGAGATAGGGCAGTTTCCCAATACGATGGAGGCTTTTGGAGAGCGGCAAGGTAAAGAAGATCCACGTCGTCCCACTACCTACGAGGAAGGGCCATGGTTGTATAAAAGAAATAACCTGTATTACCTGCTTTTTGCGGCGGGTCCCTTGCCAGAGCACATTGGTTACTCAACCAGTAACCGTCCGACTGGCCCATGGGAATACCAAGGCGTTTTGATGCCAACGGAGGGAAAGAGTTTTACCAACCATCCAGGGATGGTGGATTTCAAGGGGAAAACCTATTTGTTTTACCATAATGGCGCTTTGCCCGGAGGGAGTGGCTTTACACGATCTGTCTGTGTCGATGAGGTAAAGTTCAATGATGACGGTACCATTGTTCCCATGAAAATGTCAGCAGGTATCACCCGGAGTTTGGGAACTATCAATCCCTATATCAAAAATGAAGCGGAGACCATTGCTTGGTCAGAAGGGGTAAAGGCCAATAAGAATGAGGTAGTGGGGAATTTTATAATAGCTACTAAAAACAAGGCCTATACTCAAGTAAAGGGAGTGGATTTCCGTAATAGCGGCCCTGCTGATTTTACGGCAAGGGTAGGAACTGTCCATAATGGCAATGTAAGCATGGAAATCAGACTTGACCGTTTGGATGGGGAGCTGTTAGGGACGGTCAATGTGCCACTAACGGGCGGAGATGACCGGTGGTCATTGGTGTCCGCCGAAGTAAAACAGATTGAAGGTGTCCATGATCTTTATTTTGTGTTTAAAGGAAACGCCCCCAGCAATATCCTGTATTTCGACTATTGGAGGTTTTCCGATTGA
- a CDS encoding glycoside hydrolase family 43 protein, with amino-acid sequence MNINYKKLVCTAFFLGGVWLNTHAQNPIIQTKFTADPAPMVHDDTVFLYTGHDEDDAFGFKMHNWLLYTSTDMVNWTEHGAVASLKDFEWVSQENGAWAAHSIERNGKFYLYCPVPGGVGIGVLVSDSPYGPFKDPIGKPLIKKSEHDIDPAVFIDDDGQAYLYWGNPKVYYVKLNEDMISYSGEIVQEPSTPKNYQEGPWVWKRNGHYYLSYASTCCPEGIGYAMSSSPTGPWEYKGMIMDGDKRSNGNHPGIIDFKGKHYVFGFNYNILKQTMAKHYERRSICVEELSYNADGTIQKHPFWSRNVEQVGVLNPYNRVEAETIAWSEGVKTEFATEWERNISWDRGKKVAERLFATAIHNGDYIKVQGVDFSDGPKTIEVSVASLYGGKIEVRADNIDGPLMGTVNIDAKGQGDLWKTVTEPVKNIKGVHDLYFVFKGEMDLFNFDWWKFTK; translated from the coding sequence ATGAATATAAACTATAAAAAACTCGTATGCACAGCATTTTTCCTTGGAGGAGTCTGGTTGAATACCCATGCCCAAAACCCGATTATCCAGACAAAATTCACCGCTGATCCCGCTCCGATGGTCCATGATGATACTGTTTTCCTCTATACCGGCCACGATGAGGATGATGCGTTTGGCTTCAAAATGCACAATTGGTTGCTCTACACATCTACCGATATGGTCAATTGGACCGAGCATGGCGCGGTAGCTTCGCTGAAAGATTTTGAATGGGTTTCCCAGGAAAACGGAGCGTGGGCCGCACACAGTATTGAGCGTAATGGAAAATTCTATCTCTACTGTCCTGTACCGGGAGGAGTAGGTATAGGCGTTTTGGTTTCGGACAGTCCCTATGGGCCATTCAAAGATCCCATTGGAAAACCATTGATAAAAAAGAGTGAACATGATATCGATCCAGCGGTATTTATTGACGATGATGGACAGGCTTATCTTTATTGGGGAAATCCCAAAGTTTACTATGTGAAATTAAATGAGGACATGATTTCTTACTCGGGAGAGATCGTTCAAGAGCCTTCAACTCCGAAGAATTACCAGGAAGGACCTTGGGTTTGGAAAAGAAACGGACATTATTATCTGTCTTATGCCTCAACCTGTTGTCCTGAAGGTATAGGTTATGCCATGAGCAGTTCCCCAACCGGACCATGGGAGTACAAGGGTATGATCATGGACGGTGACAAACGATCAAACGGAAACCATCCGGGAATTATTGACTTCAAAGGCAAGCACTACGTGTTTGGTTTCAATTATAACATTTTAAAACAAACCATGGCCAAGCATTATGAACGAAGATCCATTTGTGTTGAGGAGTTGAGCTATAATGCTGATGGAACCATTCAGAAACACCCTTTTTGGTCCAGAAATGTAGAACAAGTTGGCGTTTTAAACCCATACAATCGTGTTGAAGCCGAAACCATTGCCTGGAGTGAAGGGGTGAAAACTGAATTTGCCACGGAATGGGAACGGAACATCTCATGGGACAGAGGTAAAAAGGTGGCGGAGCGGTTGTTTGCGACAGCGATTCATAATGGAGATTATATCAAAGTACAGGGGGTAGATTTTTCCGATGGGCCAAAGACGATTGAGGTAAGTGTGGCTTCATTGTATGGTGGGAAAATTGAAGTTCGTGCTGACAATATTGATGGTCCATTAATGGGGACAGTCAATATAGATGCAAAAGGCCAGGGTGATTTATGGAAGACCGTGACCGAACCGGTAAAAAATATTAAAGGTGTGCACGATCTGTATTTTGTGTTTAAAGGAGAAATGGACTTGTTCAATTTTGATTGGTGGAAATTTACGAAATAA
- a CDS encoding glycoside hydrolase family 97 protein, which translates to MKFISFTFLCAFCMLLIAEVGAQNMRIVSSPDGNLNVRVSVSDDMVSYTVRYQDKIMMENSPLGLVTKDGDFTSNVAFVDASTGEIDKTYTQDKIKSSVVKYQANTLTYTVRNEEGKQIAFHFRVSDHDIAFRYELPKWGDTKATVVERELTGFRFPSVSTAFLSSMMKPMTGFARTAPSYESGYVTEVALESTTAKFGYVFPGLFKVGEYGWILLSETGVESNYNGSHLSGFKDGVYTVEYPHMEQNNGFGSTGAQISLPGVTPWRTITVGETLKPIVETTIPFDVVEPLYEPSTAYQYGKGTWSWILWQDNSMNYEDQVQYIDLAAAMDFEYILIDAWWDERIGYQRMKKLIQYANSKNVDVFLWYNSNGSANDAFQTPLNKMNTSIARKQEMEWLEEVGVKGLKVDFFGGDKQETMRLYEDILLDANDYGLMVIFHGTTLPRGWERMYPNFVGSEAVLASEMLVFSQDVREKEAFYASLHPFIRNAVGSMEFGGVLLNKFLNRENKAGQERLTTDSFQLATGVLFQNPVQMFGLTPNNLIDVPEFELDFLKRLPTVWDETVFIDGYPGKYSVLARRNGKQWYIAGVNAESSAKTLKIDLPMLNGQEVSLYNDDKERQPTLDTVKVGRNGELTVTVQPSGGFVITNSK; encoded by the coding sequence ATGAAATTTATCTCTTTTACATTTTTATGTGCCTTTTGCATGCTGCTTATCGCGGAGGTTGGTGCACAAAATATGAGGATCGTTTCCAGTCCCGATGGCAATCTTAACGTCAGGGTTTCTGTTAGCGACGACATGGTATCATATACGGTTCGCTATCAGGATAAGATAATGATGGAAAATTCCCCTTTGGGGCTGGTGACCAAGGACGGGGATTTTACTTCTAATGTGGCCTTTGTGGATGCTTCTACTGGGGAAATCGATAAGACTTATACCCAAGATAAGATCAAGAGTTCTGTTGTGAAGTATCAGGCCAATACGTTGACTTACACGGTCAGGAATGAGGAAGGAAAGCAAATTGCATTTCACTTTAGGGTGAGTGATCATGATATCGCATTTCGGTACGAATTGCCCAAATGGGGAGATACCAAGGCCACTGTAGTGGAGCGTGAACTGACCGGGTTTCGCTTTCCATCGGTCAGTACTGCTTTTCTCTCTTCTATGATGAAGCCCATGACCGGCTTTGCCCGGACAGCGCCCAGCTATGAAAGTGGTTATGTGACAGAGGTGGCTTTGGAAAGTACTACGGCGAAATTTGGCTACGTTTTTCCAGGTCTTTTTAAAGTAGGGGAATATGGATGGATACTGCTCTCCGAAACCGGGGTAGAAAGTAATTATAATGGATCGCACCTCAGTGGCTTTAAAGATGGCGTATATACCGTGGAATATCCCCACATGGAGCAAAATAATGGATTTGGCAGCACCGGAGCCCAAATAAGTCTTCCAGGCGTTACCCCTTGGCGCACCATTACCGTTGGGGAAACCCTAAAGCCGATTGTAGAGACCACCATTCCCTTTGATGTGGTGGAGCCACTGTATGAACCGTCCACCGCGTATCAATATGGAAAAGGCACTTGGAGCTGGATCCTCTGGCAGGACAACAGTATGAATTATGAAGATCAGGTGCAGTACATTGACCTGGCTGCTGCCATGGATTTTGAATATATCCTGATCGATGCCTGGTGGGATGAAAGAATTGGTTATCAAAGGATGAAAAAGTTGATCCAGTATGCCAACTCAAAGAATGTGGATGTCTTCCTTTGGTACAATTCCAATGGAAGTGCTAACGATGCATTTCAGACTCCCCTGAACAAAATGAACACCTCCATTGCCAGAAAACAAGAGATGGAATGGCTGGAGGAAGTAGGAGTCAAAGGCTTGAAAGTGGATTTTTTTGGTGGGGACAAGCAGGAAACCATGAGGCTATATGAGGACATTTTACTGGATGCCAATGACTATGGACTGATGGTGATTTTCCATGGAACGACATTGCCCCGAGGCTGGGAAAGGATGTACCCAAATTTTGTAGGAAGTGAAGCAGTATTGGCATCAGAGATGTTGGTTTTTTCCCAAGATGTGCGGGAAAAAGAAGCTTTTTATGCATCCCTTCATCCGTTTATCCGAAATGCAGTGGGTAGTATGGAGTTTGGCGGGGTGTTGCTCAATAAATTCCTCAACAGGGAAAACAAAGCGGGCCAAGAGCGCTTGACCACGGACAGCTTCCAGTTGGCCACGGGGGTGCTGTTTCAAAACCCCGTCCAAATGTTTGGTTTGACACCTAACAACCTGATCGATGTTCCGGAATTTGAGTTGGACTTTTTGAAAAGGCTTCCCACAGTCTGGGATGAAACGGTCTTTATTGATGGCTACCCTGGTAAATACAGTGTTTTGGCACGAAGGAATGGAAAGCAATGGTATATCGCAGGAGTCAATGCAGAGAGCAGTGCCAAGACCTTGAAAATCGATCTGCCCATGCTCAACGGACAGGAGGTTTCCTTATACAATGACGATAAAGAAAGACAGCCCACGCTCGATACGGTGAAAGTTGGCAGAAATGGGGAATTGACCGTTACCGTCCAGCCAAGTGGAGGCTTTGTGATAACAAATTCAAAATAG
- a CDS encoding alpha/beta hydrolase-fold protein produces MKKSAYLLIIFIWSAVGVHAQHLEKEAPEGFDQKQSEIAQGKLDTVEYASTTVGTDRKAVIYTPPNFDKEKKYPVLYLLHGIGGDETEWLRGGQPQVIMDNLYAAGKAEPMIIVMPNGRAMKDDRPTGNIMSKDKVEAFATFEKDLLHDLIPFVESHYPVLANREHRAISGLSMGGGQTLNFGLGNLDEFAWVGSYSAAPNTKSPEILVPDPAYAKEQLKLLWISCGDQDGLLGFSQRTHDYLVKNDVPHIFYIEEGGHDFKVWKNGLYMFSQLLFKPVDPSKFDQYSPLGIPATTNVRGGKYPQIMPDGSAKFKFRAPSADNIQVDLGKKYPMTKNDQGEWEVTTDPLGEGFHYYSLLIDGVAVVDPASEAFYGMGRMASGIEVPFSGDDFYAVKDVPHGEIRQVRYYSKGLRTWRRFFLYTPPGYDMDVNRDYPVLYILHGGGEDERGWAQQGKTDLILDNLIAEGKARPMLVVMPDGNMPIAAFEERGLQLFENELKNELIPHVEKHYRTLKDAENRALAGLSMGGIQTLYAGINNTDLFSHLGVFSSGWISQRQNSIAEGQYAMMEKNAAMINADLDLFWISMGGEEDIAHDNCEKMLGEFDKIGIEYDYSEYPGGHTWPVWRHDLHSFAQLLFQ; encoded by the coding sequence ATGAAAAAGAGCGCTTATTTATTGATCATTTTTATATGGAGTGCAGTTGGTGTACATGCCCAGCATTTGGAAAAAGAAGCTCCGGAAGGTTTTGACCAGAAGCAAAGTGAAATTGCCCAAGGAAAATTGGACACAGTGGAATATGCTTCCACCACAGTGGGCACCGATCGCAAAGCGGTAATCTATACCCCGCCCAACTTTGACAAAGAAAAAAAATACCCCGTCCTGTACCTCCTACATGGAATTGGCGGAGATGAAACGGAATGGTTGCGGGGTGGCCAACCCCAAGTGATCATGGACAACCTCTATGCAGCGGGAAAGGCCGAACCCATGATCATCGTCATGCCCAATGGCCGCGCCATGAAAGATGACCGCCCCACGGGCAATATCATGTCCAAAGATAAAGTAGAGGCCTTTGCCACTTTTGAGAAAGACCTGCTCCATGATCTGATTCCTTTTGTGGAAAGCCATTATCCCGTCTTGGCTAATAGGGAACACCGGGCCATTTCCGGACTGTCCATGGGCGGTGGTCAAACCCTGAATTTCGGCTTGGGAAACCTGGATGAGTTTGCTTGGGTGGGGAGTTATTCTGCGGCACCCAACACCAAAAGTCCTGAAATACTGGTTCCGGATCCTGCCTATGCCAAGGAGCAGTTAAAATTGCTGTGGATTTCTTGCGGAGATCAGGATGGCCTTTTGGGATTCAGCCAGCGCACTCATGATTATTTGGTGAAAAATGACGTACCCCATATTTTTTATATCGAAGAAGGCGGCCATGACTTTAAGGTTTGGAAAAACGGGCTCTATATGTTCTCGCAACTGCTGTTCAAGCCAGTTGATCCATCCAAATTTGACCAATATAGTCCCTTGGGCATTCCTGCGACCACAAATGTCAGGGGGGGCAAATATCCGCAAATCATGCCTGATGGAAGTGCCAAGTTCAAGTTTAGGGCGCCATCTGCGGATAATATCCAGGTGGATTTGGGAAAAAAATACCCAATGACAAAGAACGATCAAGGAGAATGGGAAGTGACCACCGATCCATTGGGAGAGGGGTTTCATTATTACTCATTGTTGATTGATGGGGTTGCGGTAGTGGATCCTGCCAGTGAGGCTTTTTATGGCATGGGCAGAATGGCAAGTGGCATTGAGGTGCCTTTTTCGGGGGATGATTTCTATGCGGTAAAGGACGTCCCCCATGGCGAAATCAGGCAGGTAAGGTATTATTCTAAAGGGTTACGGACTTGGAGGAGGTTTTTCCTTTATACTCCTCCAGGATATGATATGGATGTAAACCGAGACTATCCCGTGCTTTACATCCTGCATGGCGGTGGAGAAGACGAAAGAGGCTGGGCCCAGCAGGGAAAAACGGATTTGATCCTTGACAATTTGATTGCTGAAGGAAAGGCCAGGCCAATGTTGGTGGTCATGCCAGATGGCAATATGCCGATAGCCGCGTTTGAGGAGAGAGGCTTGCAACTGTTCGAAAACGAATTAAAGAATGAGCTTATTCCGCATGTGGAGAAACATTACCGCACGCTAAAGGATGCTGAAAACAGGGCACTGGCGGGATTATCCATGGGAGGAATCCAAACACTGTATGCCGGTATCAACAATACAGACCTGTTTTCCCACTTAGGCGTATTCAGTTCAGGATGGATATCCCAACGTCAAAATAGTATCGCCGAAGGGCAGTATGCCATGATGGAAAAAAATGCCGCCATGATCAATGCTGACCTGGACCTTTTTTGGATTTCCATGGGAGGGGAAGAGGACATTGCCCATGACAATTGCGAGAAAATGCTTGGGGAGTTCGATAAAATAGGGATTGAATACGATTACAGTGAGTATCCCGGTGGCCATACTTGGCCGGTGTGGCGGCATGATCTCCACAGTTTTGCTCAGTTACTGTTTCAGTAA
- a CDS encoding sialate O-acetylesterase, which translates to MKEPFKKISLALVIMAVGFSSQAQDKNFYIFLAFGQSNMEGAAKFEEQDMEVNPRFQVLQSINCPDLDRERGNWYPAVPPLTRCHTGLTPVDYFGRTLVESLPDSIRVGVINVSVGGCKIELFEKNRYKTYVETAPDWMINMINAYDGNPYQHLVELAKKAQEGGVIKGILLHQGESNTGDVEWPKKVKGVYENLLSDLGLVSEEVPLLAGEMVSAEQGGKCASMNAIIATLPVVIPTAHVISSEDCEAIADGLHFSAAGYRKLGSRYGNQMLTILGY; encoded by the coding sequence ATGAAAGAACCATTCAAAAAAATATCTCTGGCGCTTGTCATTATGGCCGTAGGGTTTTCAAGCCAAGCGCAAGACAAGAATTTTTATATTTTCTTGGCTTTTGGCCAATCCAATATGGAAGGAGCAGCGAAGTTCGAAGAACAGGACATGGAGGTGAATCCACGGTTTCAGGTCTTGCAATCCATTAATTGCCCTGATCTGGATAGGGAAAGGGGAAATTGGTATCCTGCTGTACCACCTTTGACCAGATGCCATACCGGACTTACACCAGTGGACTATTTTGGGAGGACCCTGGTAGAAAGCCTGCCTGACAGCATACGGGTGGGAGTGATCAATGTGTCTGTGGGAGGTTGTAAAATTGAACTATTCGAAAAGAACCGTTACAAGACCTATGTGGAAACAGCTCCTGACTGGATGATCAACATGATCAATGCCTATGATGGAAATCCCTATCAGCACTTGGTAGAACTTGCAAAAAAGGCGCAGGAGGGTGGCGTGATCAAAGGGATTTTGCTCCACCAGGGCGAGTCCAATACAGGGGATGTCGAGTGGCCCAAAAAAGTGAAGGGCGTATATGAAAACCTGCTTTCCGACTTGGGCTTGGTATCAGAGGAAGTGCCTCTATTGGCCGGGGAAATGGTCAGTGCCGAGCAAGGAGGGAAATGTGCCAGCATGAATGCGATCATCGCCACCTTACCGGTGGTGATTCCCACTGCACATGTCATTTCTTCGGAAGATTGTGAGGCCATTGCAGACGGACTGCATTTTTCAGCAGCAGGGTATCGAAAACTTGGCAGCCGTTATGGAAACCAAATGCTTACAATTTTAGGATATTAA
- a CDS encoding glycoside hydrolase family 43 protein → MKLLAYWILILCTFISVKSYGQNPIIQDVFTADPAPIVHNDTVFLYTSHDTATVEATNYQMKDWLVFSSTDMVNWTNHGAKLSPKSFSWATGDAYAAHCIERNGKFYWYVSTFHKKNKNSNGGAAIGVAVSDSPTGPFKDAIGKALITNEMTTDNEHGWDDIDPAVFIDDDGQAYLYWGNGSCKWAKLKDNMVELDGPIHHFKPKHFIEGPWVYKRKDLYYLVYASAGTKPEMIEYCTAKSPEGPWNYQGIIMGNVPNCFTVHPGVATFKGKDYFFYHNGTLPTGGSYRRSICVDYMHYNEDGTIRKVTQTKEGVLSAE, encoded by the coding sequence ATGAAACTGTTAGCGTATTGGATCCTTATTCTTTGCACATTTATAAGTGTAAAATCCTATGGACAAAACCCAATCATTCAGGATGTTTTTACGGCTGATCCGGCTCCTATCGTCCATAATGATACAGTCTTTTTGTACACGAGCCATGATACCGCCACAGTAGAAGCAACCAATTACCAAATGAAAGATTGGTTGGTCTTTTCTTCTACTGATATGGTGAACTGGACTAACCATGGGGCAAAATTATCCCCAAAGTCATTCTCCTGGGCCACAGGAGATGCGTATGCGGCCCATTGTATAGAGCGCAATGGGAAATTCTATTGGTATGTATCTACTTTTCATAAAAAGAACAAAAACAGTAACGGTGGGGCGGCCATCGGTGTGGCAGTTTCAGACAGTCCCACGGGGCCTTTTAAAGATGCTATTGGAAAAGCATTGATCACCAATGAAATGACTACCGATAATGAGCATGGCTGGGATGATATTGACCCAGCAGTCTTTATCGATGATGATGGCCAAGCGTATCTCTACTGGGGCAATGGAAGCTGTAAATGGGCGAAACTCAAGGATAATATGGTCGAACTGGATGGCCCCATCCATCATTTTAAACCGAAGCATTTTATAGAAGGTCCTTGGGTGTATAAAAGGAAAGACCTGTATTATTTGGTCTATGCCAGCGCCGGGACAAAACCGGAAATGATTGAATATTGCACCGCCAAGAGCCCTGAAGGTCCGTGGAACTACCAAGGGATCATTATGGGAAATGTACCCAACTGCTTTACCGTTCATCCGGGAGTAGCCACATTCAAGGGAAAAGACTACTTCTTTTACCATAATGGGACACTTCCCACTGGAGGCAGTTACCGGCGTTCTATCTGCGTGGACTATATGCACTATAACGAAGATGGTACCATCCGGAAAGTGACGCAGACAAAAGAGGGAGTACTTTCGGCAGAGTGA
- a CDS encoding glucuronyl esterase domain-containing protein has product MKRLFDLLCKIKKGGQRLLPVITIPFLLGICLFMGERLCAQGMARDSLNRLTQLDYEGMKKKLGLKAAMRPGPSGDPSAPDAANMEEAKVRHYALPDPLVANDGSVVKSKEVWQEIRRSQIANDLENEMFGALPEDLPTVDWQVVHEKDTVIANFPVTEKLLIGKVDNSSYPQTDVHIQLLVGVPSGAVDAVPVVMEFGFLKWPFGSPPAEPNSYFISPYEPRWKQQLLSKGWGYAVLVPSSIQPDHGAGLRTGIIGLANKGKSREPGQWGVLRAWAWGASSAMDYFESDAAVDAARIGIEGTSRYGKAALVTMAFDDRFSLGFLGSSGAGGASLLRRNFGEQVENLASSSEYHWFCGNFLKYASELSVDDLPVDAHSLLALCAPRPVFISVGSPFIEGQWVDAKGMFLAGVHASPVYGLLEKEGLETSEFPEMGKALTGGEVAFRQHAGGHSTGPNWSTWIAWASRYWK; this is encoded by the coding sequence ATGAAAAGACTATTTGACCTACTGTGTAAAATCAAGAAAGGTGGACAGCGGCTTTTGCCGGTAATTACAATTCCATTCCTGTTGGGTATTTGTTTGTTTATGGGCGAAAGGCTTTGTGCACAGGGGATGGCCCGTGACAGCCTAAACCGCTTGACCCAATTGGACTACGAAGGGATGAAAAAAAAACTGGGGCTAAAAGCTGCTATGCGTCCCGGCCCATCTGGAGATCCTTCCGCACCCGATGCTGCCAATATGGAGGAGGCAAAAGTAAGGCATTACGCCTTGCCTGATCCACTCGTAGCAAATGATGGAAGTGTGGTCAAATCCAAGGAGGTGTGGCAGGAAATAAGAAGGTCCCAAATCGCCAATGATTTGGAAAATGAAATGTTTGGGGCACTACCAGAGGACTTGCCCACTGTGGATTGGCAAGTGGTCCATGAGAAGGATACGGTAATCGCAAATTTTCCGGTGACCGAGAAACTGCTGATAGGAAAAGTGGACAATTCTTCCTATCCCCAAACTGACGTTCATATCCAACTGCTCGTTGGCGTACCCTCGGGTGCGGTTGATGCAGTACCGGTTGTTATGGAGTTTGGGTTTTTAAAATGGCCGTTTGGCAGTCCTCCTGCCGAGCCTAATAGTTACTTTATTTCTCCTTATGAACCTCGCTGGAAACAGCAGTTGCTTTCCAAAGGATGGGGATATGCAGTATTGGTGCCTTCAAGCATCCAACCGGATCACGGTGCTGGATTGAGAACTGGTATTATTGGCTTGGCCAATAAGGGCAAGTCCCGTGAGCCAGGACAATGGGGAGTCCTGCGTGCTTGGGCCTGGGGAGCCAGTAGTGCCATGGATTATTTCGAGTCAGACGCTGCTGTGGATGCTGCTAGAATAGGTATTGAAGGCACTTCTCGGTATGGAAAGGCTGCATTGGTCACGATGGCCTTTGATGACCGATTTTCACTGGGTTTTTTGGGTTCTTCAGGAGCGGGAGGTGCATCCCTTCTAAGAAGAAACTTTGGGGAGCAGGTTGAAAACTTGGCTTCTTCGAGTGAATACCATTGGTTTTGCGGGAATTTCTTGAAATATGCCAGTGAGCTTTCGGTGGATGATCTGCCGGTGGACGCCCATTCCCTCTTGGCGTTATGTGCGCCAAGGCCTGTTTTTATAAGCGTAGGCTCGCCATTTATAGAAGGTCAATGGGTGGACGCAAAAGGAATGTTCCTGGCAGGGGTTCATGCTTCCCCTGTTTATGGGCTTTTGGAGAAGGAAGGACTGGAAACCTCGGAATTTCCTGAAATGGGTAAAGCACTGACAGGTGGAGAAGTGGCGTTCAGGCAGCACGCCGGTGGCCACTCCACAGGTCCAAACTGGAGTACTTGGATTGCTTGGGCTTCACGATACTGGAAATGA